One window of the Camelina sativa cultivar DH55 chromosome 1, Cs, whole genome shotgun sequence genome contains the following:
- the LOC104699300 gene encoding protein ELF4-LIKE 3 codes for MEGDTISGMMGNGAEMDGKILQTFQKSFVQVQNILDHNRLLINEINQNHESKIPGNLGRNVGLIRELNNNVRKVAHLYVDLSNNFSKSMEASSEGDSAGGHRRIRPA; via the coding sequence ATGGAGGGAGACACAATCTCTGGGATGATGGGAAATGGAGCTGAGATGGATGGGAAGATTCTTCAAACGTTTCAGAAAAGTTTTGTTCAAGTGCAAAACATATTGGACCACAACCGATTGCTTATAAACGAGATAAACCAAAACCATGAATCCAAAATCCCAGGCAACCTAGGACGAAACGTCGGTCTGATCCGAGAATTGAACAATAACGTGAGAAAGGTTGCACATCTTTATGTTGATCTTTCCAACAACTTCTCCAAATCCATGGAAGCTTCTTCCGAAGGAGACTCAGCAGGTGGCCACAGGAGAATCAGGCCTGCTTGA
- the LOC109124862 gene encoding replication protein A 70 kDa DNA-binding subunit A isoform X2: protein MPVSLTPNAIKAINAGDVNLKPLLQVLDIKMIGRSQERSQERYRFLISDGVSAQHAMVAVQLNDRVKSGQVDKGSIVQLIDYICSDVKGRKVIVVLNMETVVPHSETVGNPTIFGETDTETQKTLSAAGNIQPPNRVGFNEPTVQHSVNKAPPRGINIHNPANSTSSFRPSVQPSYQPPASYRNHGPIMKNEAPARVIPIAALNPYQGRWAIKARVTAKGDIRRYNNAKGDGKVFSFDLLDSDGGEIRVTCFNAVVDRFYDVTEVGKVYLISKGSLKPAQKNFNHLKNEWEIFLESTSNVELCPDEDGSIPRQQFSFRPIGEIENAENNTILDVIGVVTSVNPSVPILRKNGMETHRRILNLKDESGKAVEVTLWGEFCNRDGRQLEEMVDSASHPVLAIKAGKVSDFSGKSVGTISSTQLFINPDFPEAHKLRNWFDHGGKDTASFSISRDTMPGGSSRNEIRKSVSQIKEEGLGRSEKPDWITVKATVSFIKTDSFCYTACPLMIGDKQCNKKVTRSGTNRWLCDRCNQESDECDYRYLLQVQIQDHTGLTWVTAFQETGEEIMGCPAKKLYALKYELEKEEEFAEIVRDRLFHQYMLKLKIKEESYGDEQRVKMTVVKVDAVNYRSESKFLLDLLVR from the exons ATGCCGGTGAGTTTGACTCCGAACGCAATCAAGGCGATAAACGCCGGCGACGTCAATTTGAAGCCGTTGTTGCAGGTTTTAGATATCAAAATGATAGGGAGAAGCCAAGAGAGAAGCCAGGAGAGGTATCGTTTCCTCATTTCCGATGGTGTTTCAGCTCAACATGCTATGGTCGCGGTTCAGCTTAATGATCGGGTCAAGTCTGGACAAGTTGATAAAGGATCTATCGTTCAGCTTATTGATTACATTTGCAGCGATGTCAAAGGCCGCAA GGTTATTGTGGTGCTGAACATGGAGACAGTAGTACCACATTCTGAGACAGTCGGGAACCCCACAATATTTGGAGAAACAGATACAGAAACCCAAAAGACGCTTTCAGCTGCAGGCAATATACAACCTCCGAATAGGGTTGGTTTTAATGAACCAACGGTTCAGCATTCAGTTAATAAAGCACCTCCCAGAGGCATAAACATTCATAATCCAGCCAACAGTACTTCAAGTTTCAGGCCATCTGTTCAACCTTCATATCAACCGCCTGCAAGCTACAGAAATCATGGACCCATAATGAAGAACGAGGCTCCAGCTCGAGTCATCCCTATTGCTGCTCTCAATCCATACCAAGGTCGGTGGGCTATTAAGGCTAGAGTAACTGCGAAAGGAGATATCCGACGATATAACAATGCAAAAGGAGATGGAAAAGTTTTCTCGTTTGATCTGCTTGACTCTGATGGAGGGGAGATTCGGGTTACCTGCTTTAATGCTGTTGTTGACCGATTCTATGATGTCACTGAGGTTGGGAAGGTATATTTGATTTCAAAG GGAAGTTTGAAGCCTGCACAGAAAAATTTCAACCACTTAAAGAATGAGTGGGAAATTTTCTTGGAGTCAACATCGAATGTGGAGCTTTGCCCTGATGAAGATGGCTCCATACCAAGGCAACAGTTCTCCTTCCGCCCTATAGGTGAAATTGAGAACGCTGAGAACAATACCATACTCGATGTGATTGGA GTTGTGACTTCTGTGAACCCCTCAGTGCCAATCTTGAGAAAGAATGGGATGGAAACCCATAGGAGAATCCTGAATCTGAAGGATGAATCGGGAAAAGCTGTAGAGGTAACATTATGGGGAGAATTCTGTAACCGAGATGGTCGGCAACTTGAAGAGATGGTTGATTCAGCCTCTCACCCGGTTTTAGCTATAAAAGCTGGAAAAGTAAGCGACTTCAGTGGGAAGTCTGTGGGGACAATCTCTTCAACACAGCTCTTCATAAATCCAGATTTCCCTGAAGCCCATAAACTGAGGAACTGGTTCGATCACGGAGGAAAAGATACTGCATCCTTCTCCATTTCTAGAGATACCATGCCTGGAGGAAGTTCAAGGAATGAGATAAGAAAAAGTGTTTCTCAGATCAAAGAGGAAGGCCTTGGAAGATCAGAGAAGCCTGACTGGATCACTGTGAAAGCAACTGTATCATTCATCAAAACAGATAGCTTCTGTTACACAGCTTGCCCTTTGATGATTGGAGATAAACAATGCAACAAAAAGGTGACACGGTCTGGAACAAACAGGTGGCTCTGTGACCGGTGCAACCAAGAGTCTGATGAATGCGACTACAGATACCTGCTTCAGGTGCAGATACAAGACCACACTGGGTTGACTTGGGTAACTGCGTTTCAAGAAACGGGAGAAGAAATCATGGGATGTCCGGCTAAGAAGCTTTACGCATTGAAATACGAACTAGAGAAGGAGGAAGAATTTGCAGAGATTGTTAGAGACAGACTGTTTCATCAGTATATGTTAAAGCTGAAGATCAAAGAGGAATCGTATGGGGATGAACAAAGAGTTAAGATGACAGTGGTGAAGGTAGATGCGGTGAATTATAGATCCGAAAGTAAattcttgcttgatttgctCGTAAGGTAA
- the LOC109124862 gene encoding replication protein A 70 kDa DNA-binding subunit A isoform X1 gives MPVSLTPNAIKAINAGDVNLKPLLQVLDIKMIGRSQERSQERYRFLISDGVSAQHAMVAVQLNDRVKSGQVDKGSIVQLIDYICSDVKGRKVIVVLNMETVVPHSETVGNPTIFGETDTETQKTLSAAGNIQPPNRVGFNEPTVQHSVNKAPPRGINIHNPANSTSSFRPSVQPSYQPPASYRNHGPIMKNEAPARVIPIAALNPYQGRWAIKARVTAKGDIRRYNNAKGDGKVFSFDLLDSDGGEIRVTCFNAVVDRFYDVTEVGKVYLISKGSLKPAQKNFNHLKNEWEIFLESTSNVELCPDEDGSIPRQQFSFRPIGEIENAENNTILDVIGVVTSVNPSVPILRKNGMETHRRILNLKDESGKAVEVTLWGEFCNRDGRQLEEMVDSASHPVLAIKAGKVSDFSGKSVGTISSTQLFINPDFPEAHKLRNWFDHGGKDTASFSISRDTMPGGSSRNEIRKSVSQIKEEGLGRSEKPDWITVKATVSFIKTDSFCYTACPLMIGDKQCNKKVTRSGTNRWLCDRCNQESDECDYRYLLQVQIQDHTGLTWVTAFQETGEEIMGCPAKKLYALKYELEKEEEFAEIVRDRLFHQYMLKLKIKEESYGDEQRVKMTVVKVDAVNYRSESKFLLDLLVR, from the exons ATGCCGGTGAGTTTGACTCCGAACGCAATCAAGGCGATAAACGCCGGCGACGTCAATTTGAAGCCGTTGTTGCAGGTTTTAGATATCAAAATGATAGGGAGAAGCCAAGAGAGAAGCCAGGAGAGGTATCGTTTCCTCATTTCCGATGGTGTTTCAGCTCAACATGCTATGGTCGCGGTTCAGCTTAATGATCGGGTCAAGTCTGGACAAGTTGATAAAGGATCTATCGTTCAGCTTATTGATTACATTTGCAGCGATGTCAAAGGCCGCAA GGTTATTGTGGTGCTGAACATGGAGACAGTAGTACCACATTCTGAGACAGTCGGGAACCCCACAATATTTGGAGAAACAGATACAGAAACCCAAAAGACGCTTTCAGCTGCAGGCAATATACAACCTCCGAATAGGGTTGGTTTTAATGAACCAACGGTTCAGCATTCAGTTAATAAAGCACCTCCCAGAGGCATAAACATTCATAATCCAGCCAACAGTACTTCAAGTTTCAGGCCATCTGTTCAACCTTCATATCAACCGCCTGCAAGCTACAGAAATCATGGACCCATAATGAAGAACGAGGCTCCAGCTCGAGTCATCCCTATTGCTGCTCTCAATCCATACCAAGGTCGGTGGGCTATTAAGGCTAGAGTAACTGCGAAAGGAGATATCCGACGATATAACAATGCAAAAGGAGATGGAAAAGTTTTCTCGTTTGATCTGCTTGACTCTGATGGAGGGGAGATTCGGGTTACCTGCTTTAATGCTGTTGTTGACCGATTCTATGATGTCACTGAGGTTGGGAAGGTATATTTGATTTCAAAG GGAAGTTTGAAGCCTGCACAGAAAAATTTCAACCACTTAAAGAATGAGTGGGAAATTTTCTTGGAGTCAACATCGAATGTGGAGCTTTGCCCTGATGAAGATGGCTCCATACCAAGGCAACAGTTCTCCTTCCGCCCTATAGGTGAAATTGAGAACGCTGAGAACAATACCATACTCGATGTGATTGGAGTTGTGACTTCTGTGAACCCCTCAGTGCCAATCTTGAGAAAGAATGGGATGGAAACCCATAGGAGAATCCTGAATCTGAAGGATGAATCGGGAAAAGCTGTAGAGGTAACATTATGGGGAGAATTCTGTAACCGAGATGGTCGGCAACTTGAAGAGATGGTTGATTCAGCCTCTCACCCGGTTTTAGCTATAAAAGCTGGAAAAGTAAGCGACTTCAGTGGGAAGTCTGTGGGGACAATCTCTTCAACACAGCTCTTCATAAATCCAGATTTCCCTGAAGCCCATAAACTGAGGAACTGGTTCGATCACGGAGGAAAAGATACTGCATCCTTCTCCATTTCTAGAGATACCATGCCTGGAGGAAGTTCAAGGAATGAGATAAGAAAAAGTGTTTCTCAGATCAAAGAGGAAGGCCTTGGAAGATCAGAGAAGCCTGACTGGATCACTGTGAAAGCAACTGTATCATTCATCAAAACAGATAGCTTCTGTTACACAGCTTGCCCTTTGATGATTGGAGATAAACAATGCAACAAAAAGGTGACACGGTCTGGAACAAACAGGTGGCTCTGTGACCGGTGCAACCAAGAGTCTGATGAATGCGACTACAGATACCTGCTTCAGGTGCAGATACAAGACCACACTGGGTTGACTTGGGTAACTGCGTTTCAAGAAACGGGAGAAGAAATCATGGGATGTCCGGCTAAGAAGCTTTACGCATTGAAATACGAACTAGAGAAGGAGGAAGAATTTGCAGAGATTGTTAGAGACAGACTGTTTCATCAGTATATGTTAAAGCTGAAGATCAAAGAGGAATCGTATGGGGATGAACAAAGAGTTAAGATGACAGTGGTGAAGGTAGATGCGGTGAATTATAGATCCGAAAGTAAattcttgcttgatttgctCGTAAGGTAA
- the LOC109124862 gene encoding replication protein A 70 kDa DNA-binding subunit A isoform X3: protein MPVSLTPNAIKAINAGDVNLKPLLQVLDIKMIGRSQERSQERYRFLISDGVSAQHAMVAVQLNDRVKSGQVDKGSIVQLIDYICSDVKGRKVIVVLNMETVVPHSETVGNPTIFGETDTETQKTLSAAGNIQPPNRVGFNEPTVQHSVNKAPPRGINIHNPANSTSSFRPSVQPSYQPPASYRNHGPIMKNEAPARVIPIAALNPYQGRWAIKARVTAKGDIRRYNNAKGDGKVFSFDLLDSDGGEIRVTCFNAVVDRFYDVTEVGKVYLISKGSLKPAQKNFNHLKNEWEIFLESTSNVELCPDEDGSIPRQQFSFRPIGEIENAENNTILDVIGVVTSVNPSVPILRKNGMETHRRILNLKDESGKAVEVTLWGEFCNRDGRQLEEMVDSASHPVLAIKAGKVSDFSGKSVGTISSTQLFINPDFPEAHKLRNWFDHGGKDTASFSISRDTMPGGSSRNEIRKSVSQIKEEGLGRSEKPDWITVKATVSFIKTDSFCYTACPLMIGDKQCNKKVTRSGTNRWLCDRCNQESDECDYRYLLQVQIQDHTGLTWVTAFQETGEEIMGCPAKKLYALKYELEKEEEFAEIVRDRLFHQYMLKLKIKEESYGDEQRVKMTVVKVDAVNYRSESKFLLDLLVR, encoded by the exons ATGCCGGTGAGTTTGACTCCGAACGCAATCAAGGCGATAAACGCCGGCGACGTCAATTTGAAGCCGTTGTTGCAGGTTTTAGATATCAAAATGATAGGGAGAAGCCAAGAGAGAAGCCAGGAGAGGTATCGTTTCCTCATTTCCGATGGTGTTTCAGCTCAACATGCTATGGTCGCGGTTCAGCTTAATGATCGGGTCAAGTCTGGACAAGTTGATAAAGGATCTATCGTTCAGCTTATTGATTACATTTGCAGCGATGTCAAAGGCCGCAA GGTTATTGTGGTGCTGAACATGGAGACAGTAGTACCACATTCTGAGACAGTCGGGAACCCCACAATATTTGGAGAAACAGATACAGAAACCCAAAAGACGCTTTCAGCTGCAGGCAATATACAACCTCCGAATAGGGTTGGTTTTAATGAACCAACGGTTCAGCATTCAGTTAATAAAGCACCTCCCAGAGGCATAAACATTCATAATCCAGCCAACAGTACTTCAAGTTTCAGGCCATCTGTTCAACCTTCATATCAACCGCCTGCAAGCTACAGAAATCATGGACCCATAATGAAGAACGAGGCTCCAGCTCGAGTCATCCCTATTGCTGCTCTCAATCCATACCAAGGTCGGTGGGCTATTAAGGCTAGAGTAACTGCGAAAGGAGATATCCGACGATATAACAATGCAAAAGGAGATGGAAAAGTTTTCTCGTTTGATCTGCTTGACTCTGATGGAGGGGAGATTCGGGTTACCTGCTTTAATGCTGTTGTTGACCGATTCTATGATGTCACTGAGGTTGGGAAGGTATATTTGATTTCAAAGGGAAGTTTGAAGCCTGCACAGAAAAATTTCAACCACTTAAAGAATGAGTGGGAAATTTTCTTGGAGTCAACATCGAATGTGGAGCTTTGCCCTGATGAAGATGGCTCCATACCAAGGCAACAGTTCTCCTTCCGCCCTATAGGTGAAATTGAGAACGCTGAGAACAATACCATACTCGATGTGATTGGAGTTGTGACTTCTGTGAACCCCTCAGTGCCAATCTTGAGAAAGAATGGGATGGAAACCCATAGGAGAATCCTGAATCTGAAGGATGAATCGGGAAAAGCTGTAGAGGTAACATTATGGGGAGAATTCTGTAACCGAGATGGTCGGCAACTTGAAGAGATGGTTGATTCAGCCTCTCACCCGGTTTTAGCTATAAAAGCTGGAAAAGTAAGCGACTTCAGTGGGAAGTCTGTGGGGACAATCTCTTCAACACAGCTCTTCATAAATCCAGATTTCCCTGAAGCCCATAAACTGAGGAACTGGTTCGATCACGGAGGAAAAGATACTGCATCCTTCTCCATTTCTAGAGATACCATGCCTGGAGGAAGTTCAAGGAATGAGATAAGAAAAAGTGTTTCTCAGATCAAAGAGGAAGGCCTTGGAAGATCAGAGAAGCCTGACTGGATCACTGTGAAAGCAACTGTATCATTCATCAAAACAGATAGCTTCTGTTACACAGCTTGCCCTTTGATGATTGGAGATAAACAATGCAACAAAAAGGTGACACGGTCTGGAACAAACAGGTGGCTCTGTGACCGGTGCAACCAAGAGTCTGATGAATGCGACTACAGATACCTGCTTCAGGTGCAGATACAAGACCACACTGGGTTGACTTGGGTAACTGCGTTTCAAGAAACGGGAGAAGAAATCATGGGATGTCCGGCTAAGAAGCTTTACGCATTGAAATACGAACTAGAGAAGGAGGAAGAATTTGCAGAGATTGTTAGAGACAGACTGTTTCATCAGTATATGTTAAAGCTGAAGATCAAAGAGGAATCGTATGGGGATGAACAAAGAGTTAAGATGACAGTGGTGAAGGTAGATGCGGTGAATTATAGATCCGAAAGTAAattcttgcttgatttgctCGTAAGGTAA
- the LOC104699310 gene encoding uncharacterized protein LOC104699310, which yields MASTSAMSLVTPLNQTRSSPFLKPLTLKPSKALVAPGGRAQRLQVKALKMDKALAGISAAALTASMVIPDVAEAAGSGISPSLKNFLLSIASGGLVLTVIIGVVLGVSNFDPVKRT from the coding sequence ATGGCTTCTACCTCCGCGATGTCATTGGTCACGCCACTTAACCAGACCCGTTCATCTCCTTTCCTCAAACCATTGACTCTGAAACCATCCAAGGCCTTGGTTGCACCTGGAGGCAGAGCACAGAGGCTCCAAGTTAAGGCGCTCAAGATGGACAAAGCTTTGGCCGGAATCTCTGCGGCTGCTCTCACTGCTTCCATGGTTATCCCGGATGTGGCTGAAGCTGCTGGTTCTGGAATCTCTCCTTCCCTCAAGAATTTCTTGCTCAGTATTGCTTCTGGTGGCCTCGTCCTCACCGTCATCATTGGTGTCGTCCTCGGCGTCTCCAACTTCGACCCTGTCAAGAGAACCTAA
- the LOC104699329 gene encoding uncharacterized protein LOC104699329, which produces MASTSAMSLVTPLNQTRSSPFLKPLTLKPSKALVAPGGRAQRLQVKALKMDKALAGISAAALTASMVIPDVAEAAGSGISPSLKNFLLSIASGGLVLTVIIGVVLGVSNFDPVKRT; this is translated from the coding sequence ATGGCTTCTACCTCTGCGATGTCATTGGTCACGCCACTTAACCAGACCCGTTCATCTCCTTTCCTCAAACCATTGACTCTGAAACCATCCAAGGCCTTGGTTGCACCTGGAGGCAGAGCACAGAGGCTCCAAGTTAAGGCGCTCAAGATGGACAAAGCTTTGGCCGGAATCTCTGCGGCTGCTCTCACTGCTTCCATGGTTATCCCGGATGTGGCTGAAGCTGCTGGTTCTGGAATCTCTCCTTCCCTCAAGAATTTCTTGCTCAGTATTGCTTCTGGTGGCCTCGTCCTCACCGTCATCATTGGTGTCGTCCTCGGCGTCTCCAACTTCGACCCTGTCAAGAGAACCTAA
- the LOC104699338 gene encoding vacuolar protein sorting-associated protein 2 homolog 1-like has translation MMNSIFGKRKTPAELLRENKRMLDKSIREIERERQGLQTQEKKLIAEIKKTAKQGQMGAVKVMAKDLIRTRHQIEKFYKLKSQLQGVSLRIQTLKSTQAMGEAMKGVTKAMGQMNRQMNLPSLQKIMQEFERQNEKMEMVSEVMGDAIDDALEGDEEEEETEDLVSQVLDEIGIDINQELVSAPSGAVAVPATKNKVVQAEATGAEDGGGIDSDLQARLDNLRKM, from the exons ATGATGAATTCAATCTTCGGAAAGCGTAAAACTCCCGCAG aGCTACTGCGGGAGAACAAGCGGATGCTGGATAAGTCGatcagagagatagagagggaGAGGCAAGGCCTTCAAACTCAAGAAAAGAAACTCATCGCCGAGATTAAAAAGACCGCTAAGCAAGGCCAGatg GGAGCTGTTAAAGTGATGGCAAAGGATCTTATCAGAACGCGGCACCAGATTGAGAAGTTCTACAAGCTTAAATCCCAACTCCAAGGTGTATCTCTCAGGATCCAG ACTCTGAAATCAACACAAGCGATGGGTGAGGCGATGAAAGGTGTGACTAAAGCAATGGGGCAGATGAACAGGCAGATGAACCTGCCTTCTCTCCAGAAAATCATGCAAGAATTTGAGAGGCAGAACGAGAAAATGGAGATGGTCTCTGAGGTCATGGGAGATGCTATTGATGATGCTTTGGaaggagatgaggaagaagaagagactgaAGATCTTGTTAGTCAAGTCCTTGACGAGATCGGAATCGACATCAACCAAGAG CTGGTGAGTGCTCCATCTGGTGCGGTCGCAGTACCAGCAACAAAGAACAAAGTGGTACAAGCTGAGGCAACCGGAGCTGAGGATGGCGGAGGGATAGATAGTGACCTTCAGGCGAGGTTGGACAACCTTCGAAAAATGTGA